The Bacteroidota bacterium genome includes a region encoding these proteins:
- a CDS encoding tetratricopeptide repeat protein, with protein sequence MGKFITVVRFQFPHEAFVIKSKLESEGIEVILQDEQLIQVHNYLSNAIGGIKLQVKESDVTKALPIIKAAGLINSTNDVSDTNLQIWISKKLAKSPLLRQLSLANRLVLHLFILVVLFATLIFTFTLPTKEEKRIVQAEHEQFEAQLKFDQFYLPYADSLTANDPTKAITYIKELNELYPQNEYLYMNLGVAFFQIDSFQNAKNCFELSMRYSEYEAPLVLYDIAMCQIKLGDYDGALENLKAASEVNYDYWYDLANVYELKGDLEKAEYFYSIYLNRFEVKYGDNYFEVERKLSEIRELIKTNSANN encoded by the coding sequence ATGGGAAAATTTATAACAGTTGTTCGATTTCAGTTTCCACATGAAGCTTTCGTAATTAAAAGTAAGCTTGAATCTGAGGGCATTGAGGTTATCTTACAAGATGAACAATTAATACAAGTCCACAATTATTTATCAAATGCAATCGGTGGTATTAAACTTCAAGTAAAAGAATCAGATGTAACGAAGGCACTTCCAATAATAAAAGCCGCTGGATTGATCAATTCAACAAATGACGTATCTGATACAAATCTTCAAATCTGGATTTCAAAAAAATTAGCTAAAAGTCCTTTGCTTCGACAATTATCATTAGCTAATCGGCTTGTCTTGCACCTGTTTATTTTAGTTGTTCTTTTTGCAACATTGATATTTACCTTCACTCTTCCAACAAAAGAAGAAAAAAGGATAGTACAAGCAGAACATGAACAGTTTGAAGCTCAACTGAAATTTGATCAGTTCTATCTTCCTTATGCAGATAGCTTAACCGCAAATGATCCAACTAAGGCGATTACCTATATTAAAGAATTAAATGAGTTATATCCCCAAAATGAATATTTGTATATGAATTTGGGTGTTGCCTTTTTTCAAATTGATTCATTTCAAAATGCAAAGAACTGTTTTGAATTGTCAATGAGATATTCAGAATATGAAGCTCCTTTAGTTCTATATGATATTGCAATGTGCCAAATTAAACTTGGTGACTATGATGGTGCGCTTGAAAATCTTAAAGCTGCTTCTGAAGTCAATTATGATTATTGGTACGATTTGGCTAATGTTTATGAGTTAAAAGGTGATTTAGAAAAAGCAGAATATTTCTACTCAATTTATCTGAATCGATTTGAGGTTAAGTATGGAGACAATTATTTTGAAGTTGAAAGGAAATTAAGTGAAATTAGAGAATTAATTAAAACTAATTCAGCCAATAACTAA